In the Canis lupus dingo isolate Sandy chromosome 36, ASM325472v2, whole genome shotgun sequence genome, one interval contains:
- the LOC112674630 gene encoding collagen alpha-1(I) chain-like — MAFELLQTQPKPPANKPREKGLQRGRCLRSARRSPVLRPRGSHSVPDSRTQKPPLPRVPPEEAAHPEAVALAAEPGTPRSAPEGPVLGLGARAPCGAAPGGRVGALGGGRWAPPGTTAGVVLGPKELRLSPEGGSARRPRRPRPRRGSFGCGAAARGSWRPRPERPSRLTGQARREAALAAQGRHPRAPFHFALGPGARRCGGVCASGSPAWACGLAAHGRARGRDRTSPCAPAAARPSPRPRPLRSPPAPHAPPFPVRSAEGAAGRAGRGLPPGVPGLASRARAGGAPRPPTASRRARAARSTSRTEAFKTSFVVFRGRAEAGAEQLPPRPPEPPPPPGNRNRRSGARPGFRSAPLPAPGAPRGGRGGVRAAAAQACAGPASGRGAPAAAELGAGSARAARRAQRRRQVPARGSGRAAPARRPHGRAGNAKQHTAPSRTARPGTAAGPGRGTQGPPLPLRSGAAGHGAEGAALAGVPVGPPPPPPRAFPAAAAASPRAGDPAGAAGREQEREQEQEHEHERPRARLSPHPPVGGRAAGGASVHTAGQHGSARRRRVHTAGRAARSPSAQPRPARAPHVCAPRRALEPALSPGPWPRAVCGRARRPGRGARPGPTGPSDRLTPPSFSPSLISLTPTSLYSYPHLGLETLGFPGPCPCLVATGPGCPQQLPRAGQGGRRPQRA, encoded by the exons ATGGCTTTTGAACTTTTGCAAA CGCAACCAAAGCCTCCCGCTAATAAGCCGAGAGAGAAAGGTCTTCAGAGAGGCCGGTGTCTGCGGAGCGCCCGGCGGTCCCCGGTGCTGAGGCCCCGAGGCAGCCACTCGGTCCCCGACAGTCGAACCCAGAAACCGCCTCTCCCGCGGGTCCCCCCTGAGGAGGCTGCGCACCCCGAGGCCGTGGCGCTAG CTGCCGAGCCCGGCACCCCGCGCTCCGCGCCGGAAGGGCCCGTTTTGGGTCTGGGCGCGCGGGCGCCTTGCGGGGCGGCTCCTGGCGGGCGGGTGGGCGCTCTGGGCGGGGGGCGCTGGGCCCCGCCGGGGACGACCGCGGGGGTCGTCCTGGGGCCCAAGGAGCTACGCCTGAGCCCCGAGGGCGGCAGCgcccggcggccgcggcggccccgcccccggcgtgGTTCCTTCGGGTGCGGCGCTGCGGCCCGAGGCAGCTGGCGCCCCCGCCCCGAGCGCCCCTCACGTCTCACGGGACAGGCCCGCCGGGAAGCTGCTCTCGCCGCGCAAGGACGTCACCCGAGGGCTCCATTTCACTTCGCCTTGGGCCCTGGGGCTCGCCGCTGTGGGGGCGTCTGCGCCAGCGGGAGCCCGGCCTGGGCGTGCGGGCTGGCGGCCCACGGACGGGCCCGCGGGAGGGACCGGACCTCCCCGTGCGCTCCCGCCGCGGCAAGGccgagcccccgcccccggccccttCGGTCCCCCCCAGCCCCGCACGCGCCTCCCTTCCCGGTGCGCAgcgcggagggggcggcggggcgcgcgggccggggTCTCCCGCCGGGTGTCCCGGGCCTCGCCTCCCGGGCCCGAGCCGgcggagccccccgccccccgacagCGTCCCGCAGGGCGCGCGCGGCCCGGAGCACGTCGCGTACTGAGGCTTTCAAAACTTCCTTCGTGGTGTTTCGGGGCCGCGCGGAGGCCGGGGCCGAGCAGCTCCCTCCgaggcccccggagccccccccgccccccgggaacAGGAACCGTCGCTCGGGGGCGCGCCCCGGGTTTCGCAGCGCCCCACTCCCCGCGCCCGGGGCCCCACGCGGAGGCCGGGGTGGGGTCCGGGCAGCTGCCGCCCAGGCCTGCGCGGGTCCAGCCTCGGGAAGGGGCGCCCCCGCGGCCGCGGAGCTTGGGGCCGGCTCGGCCCGGGCCGCACGGAGGGCGCAGCGCCGCCGGCAGGTTCCCGCGCGGGGCTCGGGCCGGGCCGCTCCCGCCCGCCGACCGCACGGCCGAGCGGGCAACGCCAAGCAGCACACC GCCCCGTCGCGGACGGCGAGGCCCGGGACCGCGgcaggcccggggagggggaCGCAGGGGCCGCCGCTGCCCCTGCGCTCTGGGGCGGCCGGACACGGTGCCGAGGGAGCCGCGCTCGCCGGGGTCCCCGTCggtcccccgcccccgccgccccgggcttTCCCGGCGGCTGCGGCCGCGTCGCCTCGGGCCGGGGACCCGGCGGGTGCGGCGGGGCGCGAGCAGGAGCgcgagcaggagcaggagcacgAGCACGAGCGGCCGCGCGCCCGGCTCTCCCCGCACCCGCCCGTCGGGGGCCGCGCGGCTGGCGGGGCGTCGGTCCACACCGCGGGGCAGCACGGAAGCGCGCGGCGGAGGCGCGTCCACACCGCAGGCAGAGCCGCCCGGAGTCCGTCCGCACAGCCGCGCCCCGCGCGTGCCCCGCACGTGTGCGCTCCCCGCCGGGCGCTGGAGCCGGCCCTGAGCCCCGGGCCCTGGCCCCGCGCGGTCTGCGGGCGCGCTCGGCGGCCTGGACGGGGCGCCCGACCGGGACCGACCGGGCCCTCGGACAGACTGacccccccttccttctccccctcgtTAATCTCTCTCACCCCTACGTCTTTGTATTCCTATCCACACTTGGGCCTGGAGACCCTAGGGTTTCCCGGGCCGTGCCCCTGCTTGGTGGCCACGGGGCCCGGGTGCCCGCAGCAGCTTCCGCGGGCGGGACAGGGTGGGCGCAGGCCGCAGCGCGCGTGA